The genomic stretch GATGGCTAGGAACGCCTTCCTGTAATCCTCCCGACCAGCCCACACCTCGGCCTCTATGAGTTTGGCGTTGGCCTCCACCTCGTTATCACGCGGGCTCTTGTAGATTTCCCTGAGGAACGCCTCGGCCTCGTCGTAGTTCCCGAGTTCGTAGTGAAAATGCGCCAAATCCAGGTAACTTATAAGCAGGTTCCTCCCGTCACCGATCCTCTCGAATATCTCCCTGGCCCGTTCCATGAGCTTCAGGGCCTCCCCGTAGTCCCCAAGCTCGTCTCGCACTATCGCCATGTTGGCCAGCGTGAGACCTATCTCCTTCTCGTTTCCGAGGCCCTCCTCAAGCTCAAGAAGGGCCTTATATGTCTCCAGAGCCTTCTCAGGCATGCCGAAGTGGTCGTAGGCATCCGCCAGGTAGTAGAGGGCAGTTGCATGCTCCTCAGGGTCATTCCTCCTGCGCTCCGCCAGCTCCCGGTAGAGCTCAATGCCGCTCTCCACATCGTCGAGGTGCGCGTAAACATGCGCTATCTCGTGTGCCAGCTCGTAGGGATCGTCGCAGTCAACGACGGCCTCCTTAAGCCTCTCCAGCTCCTTCCTCAGTGTCTCCTCATCCTCGATGCCCTCGATGTAATCGTCAAAAAGCTCAAGCAGCTTCTCACAGTCCTTCTCGCTCAAAGCCTTCTCCCACTCCTTTCCGAGCTCCGTTTTCCATCACCTGATTCCGGTTCGCCGGACGGGTTAAAAAGGTATGGTCCCGTCTTACCGGTTTAAACTTAAACTTTACGTTACACACCTACCGTTTTAAAAAGCGTTAAAAATTCCCGCTTTGATTTCTGTATGGTAATACTAATAGTCAGATTAGTAGCACGATTGGTGGTGAAATTGATGAAAAGTGGCAAAAAGATCCCGGCACTGCTCCTGCTTTTGGTTTTAGTTTTCAGCGTGTTCAGCGCCGGTTGTATAGGTGAAAAAACAACCACAACTCCATCTACAACCACTCTCAAGCCAACCCAAAATGCTCAGGAACAAACGGCTTCCCCAACAACCGCCAGCAGATCCGGATATCCTATAACCATAACAGATTTCGCAGGAAGGAAGGTCACGATAGAAAAGCCGCCTGAGAGGGTTATCGTGCTGAGCAGCTACTGGGCAGAGATACTATCCATCCTCGGCGTTCAGAACAGAATAGTCGGTATAGGGAAGTACATCCCCTATGATCCCCACGTCCCGGAGGATGTGAGGAGCAAACCTGCTGTCGGCAGCAACTTCAAAGGCCTGAACTGGGAAACGGTTGCCGGCCTCAAACCCGATCTCATAATAATTGACTGGTACGGTGGAAAATATGCCGATGCCAGTACCATAAAGAAGGCCAAAGAGCTCGGCATTCCCGTTATAGCACTTACAGCAAAAAGCGTTGAGGATAACATCAAGGTTGTTGAGCTCTTAGGAAAAGTTTTCGGAAGAGAAAAGAAAGCTGAAGAACTCGCAAGCTGGATGAAGGAAAAGCTGAACGAGGTTAAAGAGATAGCGGGCCAGATTCCAGCAGACAGGAAAAAGAACGTTCTCCTCATAAGCGCCCCAAAAGACATAAACGGTCCTATAAGTGTGTATGCAAACGGTAGTGCATGGGCAAGCATAGTCCAGCTTGTGGGTGCTCACAACCTGGCTTTTGACAAAAACTTTAATACACCATGGCCAAAACTTGATCTTGAGAAGATCATCGCCTACTGGGGAGACAAAGCCGATGTCATAATCCTCACTTCATTCAGTAAAGAAAGGCTTGAAAAGGCGATAAACGGTATCAGAAATGATCCGAGATGGAGGGCAATAAAAGCGGTTAAAGAAGGCCACGTCTATGGGATTTTAGCGGGTTCCAAAGGATTCCTGGACTGGGGACCAAGGATAACAGTCGGCGTTTATCAGATGGCTAACATCATCTATCCCGAATATTATCCGGACTGGAAGCCGGTGGCAAAAGAGCTGTTTGAGAACTTCTACGGGGTTAAATACAACGCTCCGGTAACAGTAATGGATTCAATGGGCAGAAAGGTAACCTTTGAAAAGCCGCCTGAGAGGGTTATCGTGCTGAGCAGCTACTGGGCAGAGGTCATGCACTGTCTCGGACTCGACGACAAAATTGTTGGAATCGATAAGTACACTCCCAAAGACCAGTTTCTGCCAGAAAACATCAGGAAAAAACCCGTCGTCGGGACAACCTGGGAAAAAGCCATCAACTGGGAAACCGTGGCCGGCCTCAAACCCGATTTAATCCTGATGGGGCGCTGGAAGGGAGGCTTTACCAAGGGTGAGCAGGATGTTATTGAGAGATCTAAAGAACTTGGGATCAAGGTTCTTGCATTTGGAATTCCGGACTCCAATGCAACCGGAACAGAAATGCCCTATGAGAACATCAGGATAATAAGAGTGCTTGGAAAAGTCTTTGATAAGGAGAAGAGGGCTGAAGAACTGGCGAGCTTCCTGGAGAAGTACTACAACGAAGCTTTGGGCATAGCGAGCAGGATACCCGCCGATAAAAAGAAGAACGTTCTCGTAGTCTATGGATCATCCATAACAGGGAAATACGCAACGGGAGAAATAAGCATAGCATACAGGGGCTCGGCATACGCTCAAACCGCGGAGCTTGTGGGAGCGCACAACGTTGCGTTCGACTACAACTTCTCAACCCAGTATCCAAAGTTTGACCTCGAAAAGCTCATGGCATACTTCGGGAACAAGACAGACGTTTTAATAGTGGTTGATTGGGACGCAGAGAGGCTCAGTGAAGCTGTGGAAAAGATAAAGAGCGACCCGAGATGGCAGCAGATCAAAGCCGTTAAAGACGGCCATGTCGTTGGGATACTGGTGAGCTCATGGTCGAGAAACGCGGCAGCCCTCTACGGACCCAGATTTGTGACCGGAATCTATGCCTTCGGCCATGCAATTTATCCCGGGTACTACCCTGACTGGAAGCCAATATATCAGGAGCTCATCAAGAGATTCTACGGCATGGAGGGTTAATCGATGAACATGAAGATGAAAAGGCTCCTCTTCCTTTTTCTTTTAATTTCCCCCGTCTTTTCCCTGCTCATAAGCCTGTGTATAGGGTCTTATCGCATTCCGCTTCCCGCAATTATCAACATGCTCCTGATCAAAACCACACAGCTTGCCTCCACGGCCCTGACCAAGATAACCCTCGGAAGATTAAATCTTGATATTCAAAATCACTATCCGGACGTTTATCGCGTAATTCTGTTTGAGATAAGACTTCCCCGGGTCCTCCTAGCCATGATGGTGGGCTCGGCTTTGGCGGTCTCCGGGGCAGTCC from Thermococcus sp. encodes the following:
- a CDS encoding tetratricopeptide repeat protein, which produces MSEKDCEKLLELFDDYIEGIEDEETLRKELERLKEAVVDCDDPYELAHEIAHVYAHLDDVESGIELYRELAERRRNDPEEHATALYYLADAYDHFGMPEKALETYKALLELEEGLGNEKEIGLTLANMAIVRDELGDYGEALKLMERAREIFERIGDGRNLLISYLDLAHFHYELGNYDEAEAFLREIYKSPRDNEVEANAKLIEAEVWAGREDYRKAFLAIRDALLKALEDSDELFGLVFDTLTDFIEGLFNEGAYSVVADNVGIFAELFEDDTKYFFKAVGELARWKGGDEDAKGRFDDLYSRVENEELREILDGWRKPKLSLELRM
- a CDS encoding ABC transporter substrate-binding protein, translating into MKSGKKIPALLLLLVLVFSVFSAGCIGEKTTTTPSTTTLKPTQNAQEQTASPTTASRSGYPITITDFAGRKVTIEKPPERVIVLSSYWAEILSILGVQNRIVGIGKYIPYDPHVPEDVRSKPAVGSNFKGLNWETVAGLKPDLIIIDWYGGKYADASTIKKAKELGIPVIALTAKSVEDNIKVVELLGKVFGREKKAEELASWMKEKLNEVKEIAGQIPADRKKNVLLISAPKDINGPISVYANGSAWASIVQLVGAHNLAFDKNFNTPWPKLDLEKIIAYWGDKADVIILTSFSKERLEKAINGIRNDPRWRAIKAVKEGHVYGILAGSKGFLDWGPRITVGVYQMANIIYPEYYPDWKPVAKELFENFYGVKYNAPVTVMDSMGRKVTFEKPPERVIVLSSYWAEVMHCLGLDDKIVGIDKYTPKDQFLPENIRKKPVVGTTWEKAINWETVAGLKPDLILMGRWKGGFTKGEQDVIERSKELGIKVLAFGIPDSNATGTEMPYENIRIIRVLGKVFDKEKRAEELASFLEKYYNEALGIASRIPADKKKNVLVVYGSSITGKYATGEISIAYRGSAYAQTAELVGAHNVAFDYNFSTQYPKFDLEKLMAYFGNKTDVLIVVDWDAERLSEAVEKIKSDPRWQQIKAVKDGHVVGILVSSWSRNAAALYGPRFVTGIYAFGHAIYPGYYPDWKPIYQELIKRFYGMEG
- a CDS encoding iron chelate uptake ABC transporter family permease subunit — encoded protein: MNMKMKRLLFLFLLISPVFSLLISLCIGSYRIPLPAIINMLLIKTTQLASTALTKITLGRLNLDIQNHYPDVYRVILFEIRLPRVLLAMMVGSALAVSGAVLQAIFRNPLVNSYILGISSGAAFGAALAIGFSLGLGVTPLAFAFALLAVFLTTSLAKMGG